The following are from one region of the Aspergillus chevalieri M1 DNA, chromosome 1, nearly complete sequence genome:
- the RCD1 gene encoding Rcd1-like cell differentiation family protein (BUSCO:EOG09263Q8J;~COG:S;~EggNog:ENOG410PFZX;~InterPro:IPR016024,IPR011989,IPR007216;~PFAM:PF04078;~go_component: GO:0030014 - CCR4-NOT complex [Evidence IEA];~go_process: GO:0006402 - mRNA catabolic process [Evidence IEA]) produces the protein MLQTQTHHVFSHQHQYPQADPSWLHQQQQQQHHQAAQQHPHQQQHSLVAQQHAQVQAAAAAAAAAQQQHYSRIAMAGAAGAANPAQGAGAGGMGGDAGLSGAISVIDGGISEENRKVFIWVAELLDPNRREAALMELSKKREQVPELALVIWHSFGVMTALLQEIISVYPLLNPSQLTAAASNRVCNALALLQCVASHNETRTLFLNAHIPLFLYPFLNTTSKSRPFEYLRLTSLGVIGALVKNDSSDVINFLLTTEIIPLCLRIMETGSELSKTVAIFIVQKILLDDIGLAYICATYERFYAVGTVLSNMVTQLVEQQTVRLLKHVVRCFLRLSDNSRAREALRQCLPEPLRDATFSSVLRDDAATKRCLAQLLINLSDNVSDGAPGIAM, from the exons ATGCTCCAAACGCAGACTCATCACGTCTTTTCCCATCAACATCAGTATCCGCAAGCTGATCCGTCGTGGCTgcaccaacagcaacagcagcagcatcaccAAGCCGCCCAGCAACACCCGCACCAACAGCAGCATTCGCTGGTAGCCCAGCAGCATGCCCAGGTCCAGGCTGCAGCGGCCGCGGCGGCAGCTGCTCAACAGCAGCACTATAGTCGAATTGCGATGGCCGGAGCTGCCGGTGCTGCGAATCCAGCGCAAGGTGCCGGCGCTGGAGGAATGGGTGGAGATGCAGGCTTGTCCGGTGCGATTTCGGTGATCGACGGTGGAATCAGTGAGGAGAATCGCAAGGTTTTCATCTGGGTGGCGGAGCTGCTGGATCCCAATCGTCGAGAGGCAGCGCTTATGGAACTCAGCAAGAAGCGGGAGCAGGTGCCTGAACTTGCGCTGGTTATCTGGCATTCTTTTG GCGTTATGACCGCCCTTCTGCAGGAGATAATCTCTGTTTACCCATTGTTGAATCCCTCCCAGTTGACCGCAGCTGCGTCGAATCGTGTCTGTAATGCACTAGCTCTGCTCCAGTGTGTTGCGTCTCACAACGAGACCCGTACTTTATTTCTTAATG CTCATATTCCTCTGTTTCTCTATCCTTTTCTCAACACCACCTCCAAGTCGCGCCCCTTTGAATATCTTCGTCTTACCTCCTTGGGTGTTATTGGCGCTCTGGTGAAGAATGATTCCTCCGATGTCATCAACTTCCTCCTTACCACGGAGATCATTCCCCTCTGCCTCCGCATCATGGAGACCGGCTCGGAATTGAGCAAGACCGTCGCCATCTTCATTGTACAGAAAATTCTACTTGACGATATCGGCCTTGCATACATTTGTGCTACTTATGAGAGATTTTATGCCGTCGGAACGGTTTTGAGCAACATGGTCACACAGCTTGTCGAGCAACAGACAGTGAGGTTACTGAAGCACGTTGTGCGCTGCTTCCTTCG CTTGAGTGACAACAGCAGAGCCCGGGAGGCCTTGCGTCAATGTCTTCCCGAACCACTCCGGGATGCCACCTTCTCCTCCGTCCTCCGCGATGACGCAGCCACGAAGCGCTGCCTTGCACAACTTCTCATTAATCTCTCTGACAACGTGTCCGACGGCGCTCCGGGTATTGCGATGTAA
- a CDS encoding uncharacterized protein (COG:S;~EggNog:ENOG410PT1M): MPRYPAMSIVSESETDYSDTDISIEARSPRRRTSFRRRSVSRQRQPDFSNAYLSPVVQDIGGLQRSASTGGRRPNLANRDHHREWAREREPPAIVVDINNNTHRGPHKGRRSQPQLETSDSDESEDESMLRNHRRVKPTSRRPSPGVSREREHPHEYYREHPYPREYQYAYVPHPPAAPVAPVPVAAPTPVPAQAPPQAQAPTPRGYSPWGREHEHPQRDYDMLVDQRLLQRNDARQDMQLMKQQAEIERLERDLARRREEQEAHNDERLDHRHEHRLVREEDLWYEDEISERMRRLERFEKKERMEEERSRAEYNLKMKRFEEAERQAAEQEEVQAKIHEEKMKELQLRIAEEKERERIQAKIQEEKLQELKRKMEEDEEKERIKQEIREEEARKLLQEQERAAQEAAMKEAAVAEWKAEEERRIAAERKAQELRDQEFKERLRMEFGYDEGAIQELITKSKTPEQPPPPAPPAEEEKKEEKEHHHRPTWIKVHRKHLLPDTLIAYRLPWDWDEIDPNYIIIKQYISEDFQDELFAHTRRLRDGRLVAQDSSSLTELKVNDRHKDKMYLVRKKSPGRRSWIFT, from the exons ATGCCTCGCTACCCTGCTATGTCCATCGTCTCCGAGAGCGAGACAGACTACTCCGACACAGATATCTCCATCGAAGCCCGTTCCCCGCGCCGACGTACGTCATTCAGAAGACGCTCTGTGTCCCGCCAGCGCCAGCCCGACTTTAGCAACGCCTACCTGAGCCCGGTCGTCCAGGACATTGGTGGTCTACAGAGGTCCGCCTCGACGGGTGGTCGTCGACCCAACCTGGCCAACCGCGACCATCATCGGGAATGGGCGCGAGAGCGGGAGCCTCCTGCGATCGTGGTAGATATCAATAACAACACCCATCGCGGGCCCCACAAGGGCCGGCGTTCGCAGCCCCAGCTCGAGACAAGCGACTCAGACGAGTCTGAGGATGAGTCCATGCTGCGGAATCACCGACGGGTGAAACCTACCTCAAGGAGACCCAGCCCTGGCGTCTCGCGGGAGCGGGAGCATCCTCATGAGTATTACCGGGAGCACCCGTATCCACGGGAGTACCAGTATGCTTATGTCCCGCACCCGCCCGCCGCGCCTGTCGCCCCTGTCCCTGTCGCGGCCCCAACCCCGGTCCCTGCTCAGGCTCCACCTCAGGCCCAGGCCCCAACCCCACGAGGCTACTCGCCGTGGGGTCGGGAGCACGAGCACCCACAGCGAGACTACGACATGCTTGTCGACCAGCGACTGCTGCAGCGGAATGATGCTCGACAGGACATGCAGCTTATGAAGCAACAGGCGGAGATTGAACGGTTGGAACGGGACCTCGCACGCCGTCGCGAGGAGCAGGAAGCCCACAACGATGAGCGTCTGGATCATCGCCACGAGCACCGTCTCGTCCGCGAGGAAGACTTGTGGTACGAAGATGAGATCAGTGAGCGAATGAGGCGACTCGAACGatttgagaagaaggagcgAATGGAAGAAGAGCGCTCCCGGGCTGAATACAACCTCAAGATGAAGCGCTTCGAAGAAGCAGAGCGCCAAGCGGCGGAGCAGGAAGAGGTACAGGCCAAAATTCACGAAGAAAAGATGAAAGAGCTCCAGCTTCGAATCGCAGAGGAGAAAGAGCGCGAGCGCATCCAAGCCAAGATCCAGGAGGAGAAGCTCCAGGAACTTAAGCGCAAgatggaagaagatgaagaaaaggagcGCATCAAGCAGGAGATCCGCGAGGAGGAGGCCAGGAAGCTCCTCCAGGAGCAGGAACGTGCGGCGCAGGAGGCCGCGATGAAGGAGGCTGCTGTCGCAGAGTGGAAGGCCGaagaagaacggcggattgcGGCTGAGCGCAAGGCCCAGGAGCTCAGGGATCAGGAGTTCAAAGAGAGGCTGAGAATGGAATTTGGCTACGATGAAGGAGCAATCCAAGAACTCATTACCAAGAGCAAGACGCCAGAGCagcctccgcctccagctCCGCCggccgaggaggaaaagaaagaggagaaggagcatCACCACCGCCCAACATGGATTAAG GTTCACCGCAAGCATCTCCTCCCGGACACGCTGATAGCCTATCGCCTGCCATGGGACTGGGACGAG ATTGACCCGAACTACATCATTATCAAGCAATATATCTCCGAGGACTTCCAAGATGAGCTCTTCGCACACACCAGACGTCTGCGCGACGGTAGACTGGTCGCGCAGGATTCCAGCTCGCTGACGGAGTTGAAAGTCAACGACCGGCATAAGGACAAGATGTATCTTGTGCGGAAGAAGAGCCCTGGCCGTCGTTCGTGGATCTTCACA
- a CDS encoding putative prefoldin subunit 1 (COG:O;~EggNog:ENOG410PQNS;~InterPro:IPR009053,IPR002777;~PFAM:PF01920;~go_component: GO:0016272 - prefoldin complex [Evidence IEA];~go_function: GO:0051082 - unfolded protein binding [Evidence IEA];~go_process: GO:0006457 - protein folding [Evidence IEA]) — translation MSIPNEALQKLLQEIEAQAITSQQQLNITKAQITAKQKNARLLELTSKELSSLPKETKVYEGVGKMFIGVPMQAVDKRLSSENTTLKNDVSGLEKKLNYFETTHTKARENLEAILKPRK, via the exons ATGTCGATTCCCAACGAAGCTTTGCAGAAG CTATTGCAAGAAATCGAGGCCCAGGCCATCACctcgcagcagcaactgaACATCACCAAGGCGCAGATCACAGCCAAGCAGAAGAATGCCCGTCTCCTCGAATTGACATCGAAAGAGCTTAGCTCGCTGCCGAAGGAGACCAAGGTGTATGAAGGTGTGGGCAAGAT GTTCATCGGTGTCCCGATGCAAGCTGTCGACAAGCGCCTGTCCTCTGAGAATACCACGTTGAAGAACGACGTTTCTGGCTTGGAGAAGAAACTGAACTATTTTGAGACGACACATACGAAGGCCCGCGAGAACCTGGAGGCAATCCTGAAGCCGCGCAAGTAG
- a CDS encoding uncharacterized protein (COG:S;~EggNog:ENOG410PSFG;~SECRETED:SignalP(1-18)) gives MKASWLLPALSSISTALSADTIPFHEPVTAASEQKRAFEVLQVLNKRVANNCPGGYNPCSNLNNLNVCCRTDAHCARDAADNIACCPNGASCTGSLAAATGTTSSFMFPQTATATATGDATSTTNEISITGSTMNGAYPFVYVPTSFVDAATCSAYYSRCQSDYTQCTSSLGSNGQYAVTVAGDNGAGVTVSGGEATPVVSACSNLRLQACHGLNLGYCDDAYGSGSGNENAAASFRGATSLADLMFGMVVGVAGMFI, from the coding sequence ATGAAGGCCTCGTGGCTTCTTCCAGCCCTTTCCTCCATCTCAACCGCCCTTTCAGCCGATACAATCCCCTTCCACGAACCCGTCACCGCCGCCTCAGAACAAAAACGAGCCTTTGAAGTCCTCCAAGTCCTGAACAAGCGAGTCGCCAACAATTGTCCCGGAGGCTACAACCCCTGCTCGAACCTCAATAACCTCAACGTCTGCTGTCGTACCGACGCCCACTGCGCCCGCGATGCAGCTGACAACATTGCCTGCTGTCCGAACGGAGCCAGCTGCACAGGCAGCCTCGCCGCAGCAACAGGGACCACGAGCAGCTTCATGTTCCCGCAGACTGCGACCGCGACGGCAACGGGCGATGCGACTTCCACGACGAATGAGATTTCAATTACGGGATCGACTATGAACGGTGCTTATCCGTTCGTCTACGTGCCGACAAGTTTTGTGGATGCAGCCACCTGTTCGGCTTATTACTCGAGATGTCAGAGTGACTACACCCAGTGTACCTCGAGCTTGGGGAGTAACGGACAATATGCGGTTACTGTGGCTGGGGATAATGGAGCTGGTGTTACGGTTTCGGGAGGAGAAGCGACACCAGTGGTGTCTGCTTGCTCGAATTTGAGGCTGCAGGCGTGCCACGGGCTGAATCTGGGATACTGTGATGATGCTTACGGCTCGGGAAGTGGTAATGAAAATGCGGCGGCGTCGTTCCGGGGGGCGACAAGTCTAGCGGACCTTATGTTCGGGatggttgttggtgttgctggGATGTTCatttga
- a CDS encoding putative PHD finger domain protein (COG:S;~EggNog:ENOG410PHJ2;~InterPro:IPR019787,IPR019786,IPR011011,IPR001965, IPR013083;~PFAM:PF00628), whose translation MVSRKRNHSEAGVAPKQPPEEPGLLHRLRNSWEFANLMQYISMFGKLMKIDENFGIEDLETECLKPTPSEKLLEIGLCLLKWISSHRGLTFDNFDEYTRRQYNAKAPHLPNPFGHDEVPNRFLDFDVFLKLRVLHQLSVWTFWNPDRIREKMPEQRETDQTIWRIEELGYDSEDRYYYVLDDNRLYRLTFPPIPPPKSQPKSRSRNARAMRVSKRRRVSEAAGEDSDEANTNASGDLAKDPMHGMKWECIAVTLAEYQGFLDTIQKTRDPNEKVLRDRLNEQVMPIIEKEEEAQQRQIAKREKELLNMELLAGAKRSSRLAGKMEKERQEREAEEEALRRQAELAAARKEEAKQRKMEQERESRVNQREQRIKERERKRIEHEEELERITAEQEKLERGESRMSERNLKAELERRRKNLEDISQDDQWIFDCSGCGVHGENLDDGSHSVACERCNVWQHSKCLGIGQDEAEQEDFHFICRECKRQEEEVKLPKLPLLKFRVDSASNSPSAEAQHQHQPQEQDLPFSKKPQGPGFTNIRNGSPAKLSAVPPSLSAITAQLSSPERRRSQPVPRFSPSKSANGFGVFSKNPVPTKPSGQPPLPPVQQSLSRRPSTSNSVQNPFSSPVQNRPSMSPTQGNRDVGPLAGFPAGAPPNDAPWTPYGQHQAPRSDGPTRGASSSFQSNPPSFSAATPSNPQSSPPQSSHGGMSLSGISPTKNSPRPMTSGSITGAPILPPIQKLEPSPKLMGRSSPDAPIPAPVKCMTPEQEERRQQENSLMMRGRNPSQSQGQGQGPSLMSSPSLNRIPPLGPSAVAPKSTAESMKQQSPTK comes from the exons ATGGTATCGCGAAAGCGCAACCACTCGGAGGCGGGCGTTGCGCCGAAGCAGCCGCCGGAGGAGCCTGGATTGCTCCATCGCCTGCGGAATAGCTGGGAGTTTGCCAATTTGATGCAATATATTTCCATGTTCGGGAAGCTTATGAAGATTGACGAGAATTTCGGGATTGAG GACTTGGAGACCGAATGTCTGAAACCTACCCCATCGGAGAAATTGCTGGAGATTGGCCTTTGTCTTCTCAAATGGATATCGTCGCATCGAGGTCTTAC ATTCGACAATTTCGACGAGTATACGCGACGCCAGTATAATGCCAAAGCCCCTCACCTACCGAACCCCTTTGGGCACGATGAAGTGCCCAATCGATTTCTGGACTTCGATGTCTTCTTGAAACTCCGTGTTCTACACCAGCTGTCCGTCTGGACGTTTTGGAACCCCGACCGTATCCGAGAGAAGATGCCGGAGCAAAGGGAGACCGATCAGACTATTTGG CGTATCGAAGAACTAGGCTACGATAGTGAAGACCGTTATTATTATGTTCTGGATGATAACCGGCTTTACCGTCTTACCTTTCCGCCGATCCCTCCTCCGAAGTCGCAACCAAAGTCCAGAAGCAGAAACGCACGAGCCATGAGAGTCTCCAAACGAAGACGGGTTTCCGAAGCCGCTGGTGAAGATTCGGATGAAGCGAATACAAATGCCAGTGGCGATCTGGCGAAAGATCCGATGCACGGGATGAAATGGGAATGCATCGCTGTGACGTTGGCAGAGTACCAGGGGTTCCTAGACACGATCCAAAAGACGAGGGACCCCAACGAGAAAGTTCTCAGGGACCGTCTTAATGAACAAGTTATGCCCATCATCgaaaaggaggaagaggcccagCAACGGCAGATTGCCAAGCGCGAAAAAGAGCTTCTCAACATGGAATTACTTGCCGGTGCAAAGAGGTCCAGCCGTCTCGCTGGAAAGATGGAGAAAGAGCGACAAGAACGTGaagcagaggaagaggcTTTACGGCGGCAGGCAGAACTAGCAGCGGCCCGCAAAGAAGAAgccaaacaaagaaaaatggaaCAAGAAAGGGAGTCGCGGGTCAACCAACGGGAACAGCGCATTAAAGAACGGGAGCGAAAACGCATTGAGCATGAAGAAGAATTGGAAAGGATCACTGCAGAGCAGGAGAAACTTGAACGTGGTGAGAGCAGAATGTCGGAAAGAAACCTCAAGGCGGAACTGGAAAGACGACGAAAGAATTTGGAGGACATCTCGCAAGACGACCAATGGATCTTCGATTGCTCAGGCTGCGGTGTCCATGGAGAGAATTTGGATGACGGTTCGCATAGTGTCGCATGCGAGAGATGCAACGTGTGGCAGCACAGCAAATGTCTTGGTATCGGGCAAGATGAAGCGGAACAAGAAGACTTCCATTTTATCTGTCGAGAATGCAAGCGTCAGGAGGAGGAAGTGAAACTACCAAAGCTTCCACTTCTGAAGTTCCGTGTCGATTCTGCTTCGAATTCTCCATCAGCGGAAGcgcaacaccagcaccagccccAGGAGCAAGATCTGCCCTTTTCTAAGAAGCCCCAAGGTCCTGGCTTTACTAATATTCGAAATGGCTCTCCCGCCAAACTGTCTGCAGTGCCACCATCACTATCAGCAATCACGGCTCAGCTTTCATCACCGGAGCGTCGTCGATCGCAGCCAGTGCCTCGGTTTTCTCCATCGAAAAGTGCAAATGGCTTTGGTGTGTTCTCGAAAAATCCGGTACCAACGAAACCCTCTGGCCAACCTCCGTTGCCGCCAGTCCAGCAGTCTCTCTCTCGGCGACCGTCAACGTCAAACTCCGTGCAAAACCCATTTTCATCACCCGTCCAGAACCGACCGTCCATGTCTCCAACTCAGGGAAATCGCGACGTAGGCCCTCTGGCAGGGTTTCCGGCCGGCGCTCCTCCGAATGATGCACCTTGGACTCCTTATGGACAGCATCAGGCACCGCGCTCGGACGGTCCCACACGTGGAGCATCCTCTTCATTTCAAAGTAACCCCCCATCCTTTTCCGCAGCAACGCCTAGCAACCCTCAATCTTCCCCTCCACAAAGCTCTCACGGTGGCATGTCCCTGTCAGGAATCAGCCCGACGAAAAACTCGCCGCGACCGATGACATCGGGGAGTATAACAGGGGCGCCGATTCTCCCACCAATCCAGAAGCTAGAACCGAGTCCAAAATTGATGGGGCGAAGCTCACCTGATGCCCCAATTCCCGCCCCTGTGAAGTGTATGACGCCAGAGCAGGAGGAGCGGCGACAACAGGAGAATTCTCTGATGATGCGCGGGCGGAATCCTTCTCAGAGCCAGGGCCAGGGCCAGGGACCCTCGCTGATGTCGTCCCCGTCGCTCAATCGGATCCCTCCCCTGGGACCGTCGGCTGTGGCACCTAAGTCTACAGCTGAATCGATGAAGCAGCAGAGTCCCACGAAGTAa
- a CDS encoding uncharacterized protein (COG:S;~EggNog:ENOG410PRC8;~SECRETED:SignalP(1-23);~TransMembrane:1 (n6-17c23/24o284-303i)) has translation MRAFQLIPAVVSSLVLLSQHAAASPLDMEGGDLDRRGCSNPCGFYSQLCCTSSQTCVTSGGQAVCSDSGSGSDGNYDYHTTTWTETDTKTYTSTWSSQRAGQTAVGGGGSGSSSGSCDSSIGEEQCGSTCCGAAYVCSNGQCIIGSSSIWATATATPPVRGTSSGLSTVTETGNPTTTQAFDTPVNTDGSPAIGVKAPDDDGLSGGAIAGIVIGTIAGVALLLLVCACLCCRGALAGLAACLGIGRKRNNDEHYSQGGKPEGRTWFGAKPPAQSEAGGEKKSRWGGLATIGIVLGALALCLGLKRHRDREHDEKSSYSYPSSYYYYSDYYTNSSMSCTSHLPLTSGTNWFIGSASSDRRTRDTRRTRDTRGTRDTRGTRDTRRTRRSRARSGRS, from the coding sequence ATGCGGGCCTTCCAATTAATACCGGCGGTCGTCTCGTCGCTGGTACTACTATCGCAACATGCTGCTGCGAGTCCTTTGGATATGGAAGGAGGCGATCTCGATAGGCGAGGATGCTCTAATCCATGCGGCTTTTACAGTCAGCTCTGCTGCACATCGAGTCAGACCTGCGTCACCAGCGGTGGTCAAGCAGTCTGCTCTGACTCGGGCAGCGGTAGCGACGGCAATTACGACtaccacaccaccacctGGACGGAGACTGATACCAAAACTTATACCTCGACATGGAGCAGTCAGCGTGCAGGTCAAACTGCGGTTGGTGGAGGTGGCTCAGGCTCGAGTTCTGGAAGCTGCGATTCCTCCATCGGCGAAGAACAATGCGGAAGTACCTGCTGCGGTGCTGCATATGTTTGCAGTAATGGTCAATGCATCATCGGAAGCTCCTCCATCTGGGCCACTGCCACGGCCACGCCTCCGGTGCGAGGCACTAGCAGCGGCTTGTCGACTGTAACTGAGACCGGAAATCCGACAACCACGCAGGCTTTTGATACGCCTGTGAACACAGATGGTTCGCCCGCGATTGGTGTGAAAGCtccggatgatgatgggctTAGCGGTGGTGCCATCGCCGGTATTGTCATCGGTACCATCGCAGGTGTTGCCCTCCTCCTGCTGGTGTGCGCTTGCTTGTGTTGCCGCGGAGCTTTGGCCGGTTTGGCAGCATGCTTGGGTATTGGACGGAAGCGAAACAATGACGAGCATTACTCGCAAGGCGGGAAGCCTGAGGGACGTACTTGGTTTGGGGCTAAACCACCTGCTCAGAGCGAGGCCGGCGGTGAAAAGAAATCCAGATGGGGCGGTCTGGCGACCATCGGAATCGTGCTCGGTGCGCTTGCGTTGTGTCTGGGATTGAAGAGACACAGGGACAGGGAGCATGACGAGAAGAGCAGTTACTCTTACCCAAGCTCATACTACTATTATTCCGACTATTACACCAATTCGAGTATGTCCTGCACTTCCCACCTTCCCCTGACATCTGGTACTAACTGGTTTATAGGCAGCGCAAGCTCGGATAGGCGGACGAGAGATACGAGACGAACAAGAGACACACGAGGCACGAGAGACACGAGAGGCACGAGAGACACGCGGCGGACTAGAAGATCTCGCGCGCGTTCGGGTCGGTCATGA